CGTGATAGACAAGCATGTGCATGCATGTCATCATCAACATGCTTGAGTAGATAAATTCCCTatactttttctttcaaataATGTAAAGTTACTGACAAGTGATCATTGTATACTACTAATTGGTAATATATTTGGTCGGCATAACACAGCTAAAAGCTTGATAGCTCCAGGGTTCAAATCCTGTGTATTGCTTAAAAATTTGATGAGTGAAAATGTCAACTAACCTTGTAGACAGGACCAAATCCGCCCTCACCAAGCaaatttaaagaagaaaaattcccCGTGGCACCTAGAATGGAATCAAAGCTTAACAGAGGTAGCTCTTGGCGTTCTCCATCCTTCCTTTCCTCTGCCACTGAAAATTCTGTTGATGCTCCTCTACCACTACTCTGATCAACTCTTCCAACACCTTGGCTCTTTCTTCCCTTAAAATACTCTGGGCAGATTGATTTAATAATATTAGTCAGACAATGGTGAGACTGAAAAAATAGGAAAATATCACAAGCCAGTGTAGTGCATTACCTCTTATTCTTCTCCTGCACTTCCACAAGACATAGATGCATCCCAGTACAAATACCACTGTCAAAACAATTATATAACTATAGCATAACCTGGTATCTTCTTATGTTTATCTGCAAAGAGAACTTGATTAATTATATATCCCAGAGTACTAAAAgtggagaagagaaaagaaggaaaataaaTAGCCCAAATCATAGGCAAGCCTAAAGAAGAATAGTGAGCTATTGCTCCTGAACTTTAGAAGGGTGAGTTCTAAGCTCCCAAAGTAACATATGCTTTTTGCCATTTAGACATCAAGATTGATCAAATGTAAGAGTTTTCCATAATCCATGAATACAACTTCTACTCTAGGAAAATATCTAAAAAGATCTAGAGAAATTTTAGATACAGGCACCAACCTAGCTTTTCTCATAGTCCACACACCTTCAATCCGCTCACCTCTAATTAATGAGCTtcaatggtttttttttttttcctttaatgtATTTAATAATTCCAGGTTATATCATAAATTAGTATTTAGAAAATAGGGAAGGAGAAATTATATAGCTTAGCCAATTCCAAGCCTTCATGGTCTCCAAACAAcaagcaaaataataataataataataataataccaaCAAAAAGCAAGAAACTTTAGATGTCGCTCACCTAGCTCCGAGCCGGCGAGCCGGAGGTACATGTCATTCCCTCCACTTGAGAACACATGAATGTCGACCAAATCCACTCCCCACATCAAGCAACCGATCCCTGTCACATACGCATAGGCCTTGCAAGAACAATTGCTCAAACAGCTCGTTTGGCATCCATTCTCGTCCGCCACATCCGAATCCCAGTCCGACAAGTCCGGCAACTTCACCCCTTGCAGCTTCCAAAACCCGTCAGCTTCAGCCTTCTCGCCACTGGTGCTGTTCCTCTCGCACTGCAATGGAGTCCTCCTGACACACCCACTAGTCCAATTCCCACCGTTCCATTCCCTGTCCACCGCTGGTACGAACCCCTTCAAACAGCTGCATATCGGCGTGTTCCCATCGGTGCAACTACCACAATTCCCGCATTGTTATAGAATTCACACTCCGTAATTGGTTGCGCCCAGAACTGATACCAATCCAGTTTCGTGCCGTTCCATATCAAGTGCTCTTCAATGCCGTCCCACGTCAGAACGTATCGATGCGAGCTATTGAATTCATTGTAGTAGAAGTACATCTTCTGCTCCTGCTGAAAGTTGCTGAGCTTGAATCCATAGACGTAAGTTGCAACCATGTTTTGAATTCCGATGAACACCTGCCCGTTCCAACCGCCCGGATCTCCACCGTGGTTTAGTCCCCTTCCCATAAAAAGATCTGCGTCGACCGCCTTGGGTCGATGCCCATGGAGAAGTTCCCCTTCGCTGGATCATCTTTGCTCTTCCACGAGAAAAAGAGCTGGTTCACATTCGTCCGAAGGTCGAGCCCAACCTTCATGCCGGGGAGGTACGTGTCGGTGGGATGATCGAAGCTCTGCCATGCGGTGCTTCCTGAGCTGTTGAGGAGAACAAGGTTTCCAGTGTCCATCAGCTGCACCGTCGATTCGTTCGATGACATGGATGCATTGGACGACCAGATTACACTCTTAGTCCCGTTAAGGACCACCAGGTTGCCATTTTCTGCGATGGCGAGGGTCCCGGAGTGGTCCGGCACTGGGATCTCTCGGTTGGCAACCCATAAGACCGTGTCAGTTGAGAAGTTATAGTACCATATTCCGACATAGCGGTTCTTCGAGCTACCAGGGCTGAAGAAGCCCAGCTCGAAGATCTCGCCGCAGAGATCAGCGTCTCGCCGTCGCTAATTGATTGGCCTAGTGTTAGCGTGTCTTTAGCATGGGATGGTAGCGAAAGAGAGCCAAaacagaagagaagagaagagaggaggagaacggAAGTACCCTGGTAAAAGCCCATactcaagagttgaaagcaaATTTTGAGAGGTGATCTTCTTTGCTTCTATCTCTGCATTATTcttgatccattgatcatgagcTTCTGCTGCTCGATCTATAAGGAAACGTGTGCAAGTATCTGAGTCTTCGGCCATGGATGGTGTCCGGCTCTACTTTGACCAATTGTCGCCTTCTTTTGTTTACTCGAGAACAAATCCGGTCAACTCGTTGGGTAGGTACGGCAGCCGGCATATTTGAAGTTCTAAGGTGGTGGATTCCATATATGGGATCCATGGCGTCACAAAGAACAAGGAGGAATACTCTTTGATTACTCTAGAACAAAATGGAACGTCTCTGGTCAGTTTTAGTGGCCGTGGCGGTGACGTTTAAGATCTGAGATTTTGGCCATCTTAATAGGTAGCCGATGCTGAGATGGACCGAGATCTTTGGATTTTCTTGGCCACCGTCAAACCTGTGCCAAACATGAAATAGCTGAGATACGCGCCGATTTCGACTAATATTCTAATCTCAACATAGGAAAGAAATAAGGTATAGAAAACCAGGTCAAACGGGAATAG
This genomic interval from Phoenix dactylifera cultivar Barhee BC4 unplaced genomic scaffold, palm_55x_up_171113_PBpolish2nd_filt_p 000092F, whole genome shotgun sequence contains the following:
- the LOC108511656 gene encoding LOW QUALITY PROTEIN: G-type lectin S-receptor-like serine/threonine-protein kinase B120 (The sequence of the model RefSeq protein was modified relative to this genomic sequence to represent the inferred CDS: inserted 2 bases in 2 codons; deleted 2 bases in 2 codons), with amino-acid sequence MGFYQGTSVLLLSSLLFCFGSLSLPSHAKDTLTLGQSISDGETLISXGEIFELGFFSPGSSKNRYVGIWYYNFSTDTVLWVANREIPVPDHSGTLAIAENGNLVVLNGTKSVIWSSNASMSSNESTVQLMDTGNLVLLNSSGSTAWQSFDHPTDTYLPGMKVGLDLRTNVNQLFFSWKSKDDPAKGNFSMGIDPRRSTQIFLWKGTKPRWRSGGWNGQVFIGIQNMVATYVYGFKLSNFQQEQKMYFYYNEFNSSHRYVLTWDGIEEHLIWNGTKLDWYQFWAQPITECEFYNXCGNCGSCTDGNTPICSCLKGFVPAVDREWNGGNWTSGCVRRTPLQCERNSTSGEKAEADGFWKLQGVKLPDLSDWDSDVADENGCQTSCLSNCSCKAYAYVTGIGCLMWGVDLVDIHVFSSGGNDMYLRLAGSELEEDTRLCYSYIIVLTVVFVLGCIYVLWKCRRRIREYFKGRKSQGVGRVDQSSGRGASTEFSVAEERKDGERQELPLLSFDSILGATGNFSSLNLLGEGGFGPVYKGNLPGGQEIAVKRLSRSSGQGLEEFKNEVILIAKLQHRNLVRLLGCCIEGEEKILIYEYMRNRSLDAFLFDSRKKGLLDWKTRYNIIEGIARGLLYLHRDSRLRVIHRDLKASNILLDEEMNPKISDFGMARIFGNDDNETNTKRVVGTYGYMSPEYAMQGVFSVKSDVYSFGVLLLEIVSGRKNSTYHHPELSLNLLGYAWKSWNEDNVMEFVDPSIRDSCSLSEVSRCINVGLLCVQDRANDRPTMSSVVIMLERGTTANPQPRQPTFAADRSSSETESSTLDPMVNSANMTITLLSAR